The Culex quinquefasciatus strain JHB chromosome 2, VPISU_Cqui_1.0_pri_paternal, whole genome shotgun sequence genome contains the following window.
TAAGTAAACGTAAAATGTGCacttcggttctagcgatacatttggacagtacagagtggaaaaaggcagagccaaagaggattgaaaaaacattcaaacctcttcggcggcgaagttacggcagtggatcgctcgacacagtcgctcaacaatagcgtgtgtgcgtgtcccatcagcctaataacagaagaagcctttgtgattctataaaaagaattgcaagtccgcaatagatctaattcctggtcgcagtggatagtggataaaaaaaaaaaaaaaaaaaaaaaaaaaacacaattgggcacctagcggccatttcaaaatgattctgaaacattCTCCCTGGCTTAGCACCAGTGAACAGTTACTTCATCAAGCCGaggttgacactttggatgaaaTGTCCAATAATATAATTgatgcaattaaaaaaacttcagctgcattgattcGCTTTTTATGTAGTttgtaagttagttttaagctatttcttttgtaaataacgtcatgattcgaaatccggacacttagtaccatattatttttgttattgctggcaaaaaatcatgtaataagttggaaatgtagaaatattatcaggatttagtataaacagtcagttttaagacaatgcatgcaaaatatgtattttctaacaatttttcatcagaatttgaaaattaaaatgacttgttgtgcttcgaatcccgagggcttttgttaatttgatttggttaaccgcggtggattttcttgaaataattcgaactgtcaaaaatccaccaaagcatccaccacattgatcgcacaaaaaactgtggtagaaaagtatccaccggtagatgctttggtggatttttgacagttcgaattatttcaagaaaatccaccgcggttaaccaaatcaaattaacaaaagccctccggacactgttaaaagctgattcgaaatccggacacttttgcttcgaattccggacactcgtttttgctaatgaattgcacaaatttggactgaattgttagtgaatggcattctttaggtctcaaataagctgttaacatcaaaacaatcgataggttatataaaaatggctagaattcaagaaaatcaaaaacataaatttctgctttgtcttcccggtgcttcggacggctatgaaatatttccgttgaaatgtttcgcatttttggtaaacttataattttattttatttaattgttttggcattaactacagcgttcaaacaaattttaattgaaagttgatgttagaattcatcaaataacacagttttgacattcatactGCGAACTTAggtatatccaaataattgataaaacaagttgaagtgtccgggtttcgaagcgtccgggaattcgaatcatgacgttataggaCCTCCTTcattattgaaacaaaaaaactaacctcCGGTAGAAGAATCATGTTTcgcaccttgtttttttttggctatCTAGCGCAGGGGCCCATTCCCACAAATAAAATACGTACAAACCAAACAAATTCCTTAATCGAATCCCAATACACAAATCACCCCTTAAAACACTACGTCATTTGGAGTTGACGCAACATAGCGATGTTTTGCAAATGTCCACTCACGTTTCTCAGCGCTTTCCGGAAATCCTGTTGTTCACTTTAAACAAAATGCACTGAATTAACAACGAAACTGGAATCTTATTTATCACACTCGACCGCGAAAATCCGAAAATTTAAAGTATACgtattttaatcaaataaacgTATCAATTAGCTTCCCGACCGATTCCACGTACTGTCACTTTCAGACAATCATGATGCACTTTGGTTTTGACAAGTCAAGCAAACAAATCAGTGATGCCAGACGCTTGCTTTTTcttaaatgagcagttctctacgaaatcggtcttttttcttttattttattttttgtattttttaatccggctgaaacttttttggtgccttcggtatgcccaaagaagccattttgcatcattagtttgtccatataattttccatacaaatttggcagctttccatacaaaaatgatatgtgaaaattcaaaaatctgtatcttttgaaggatttttttgatcgatttggtgtcttcggcaaagttgtaggtatagatatgggctacacgaaaaaaatgatacaaagtaaaaaaaaatgtgatttttaatttcactttttgccactaaaatttgatttgcaaaaaaaaacacaatttttattttttttttattttttgatatgttttagaggacattaaatggcaagttttcagaaattttcagaatgggcaaaaaatctttgaccaagttataatttttgaatcattacagatttaaaaaaaaatcgaaatatcggtcgcaaacatttttcaaatttatttttcgatgtaaaaacgaatttgcaatcaaaaagcacatttttgataaagtgcaccgttttcaagttatagccatttataggtaacttttttgaaaatagtcacagtttttcatttttttaaattagtgcacatgtttgcccacccttgaattttttttttgaaatgctgagaaaattatctatattttgctttattgaacgacccttagttgctgagatattgccatgcaaaggttaaaaaacaggaaaattgatgttttctaactctcacccaaacaatccagtattttctaatgtcgatatctcagcaacaaatggtccgatttacaatgtcaaaatatgaaacatttttttaaaattttccgatcttttcgaaaaaaatattttcaaaaattttaaatcaagactaacattttaaaagggcgtaatattgaatgtttggcccgtattttaccgtgtatcatttttttccagtgtagtccatatccatacctacaactttgccgaagacaccaaattgatcaaaaaattccttccaaagatacagaatttgccaaatttgtatggaaaattaaatgaacgaactaatgatgcaaaatggcttctttgggcatagaaagaaaatatctggagtttattttttaaaggtccaataaaccaaattttcaatttttctttttgagtgttttttaaaccgccttaagtcagggttattaaaaaacacccaaaaagcaaaaactgaaaatttggtttactggACCTTTCTGTATCAACAATTAGTATGTACGATTTGATCCTTGTgcaaattgcatgcaatttctAGATTGTGTAAAAGTGCGACGAAACGCCCTGCCCAAAATTCATGCTTCCCTTCGAGTTGAGCCGTTTAGgccatttttgtaaatttttatagtTCAGCGTTATTTGTTCGAAATTGCGTAAACTTAATCAGCATCATACGCATATCACAGATGTATACCGGTTTGAGtaataattaatttttgtatttgaagttacattttattttacaaagCAAATAATATTGCATTAATTTGTCTATGGCATCAgataaaagctttaaaaaatgcatCCATGAATAGAttctaaatgattttttaaatagatttttggtCTCAACTTATTTACTCGTTATTGTACCCGCAACGTTTATTTTGCTCCGGCAAACCCGTTGGGATTGGACTTTTGCCAGTTCCAAGTGTCCTCGCACATTTCCTTCAATCCGCGTTTTGCTTTCCAGCCCAACTCCTTCGCAGCTAGTGTAACGTCGGCGTAACTAGATGCCACATCTCCCAGACGTCTATAAGAAAGGAAATGTTATATTAAGTTgtattttctaacttttttttatgtttttcacctaTCCACAATTTCGTATTTGATTGCCCTTCCGGAAGCTTTAGAAAATGCATCCACCACCTCTAGCACCGAGTAGCCTTGACCCGTTCCCAAATTGTAAACGACGAAACCCTTCAACTCACCACCGGCTAGTTTTTTGATTGCACTAACGTGCCCTTCGGCCAGATCCACAATGTGGATATAATCACGAACGCCGGTTCCGTCTGGGGTATCGTAGTTATTGCCAAAAACCTTCAACTTTTCCCGCCGACCAACCGCTACTTGCGAAATATACGGCATAAGGTTGTTTGGTTCACCGTTGGGATCTTCACCGATGCGTCCGGATTTATGGGCTCCGACTGGATTAAAATAGCGTAGAGAAATAACCGACCAACGTGGATCTGACTCGCACAAATCCTTCAAAATTTCCTCGGTAAAATACTTGCTTTTACCGTACGGGTTCGTACATGAGCCGGTAGGGTGCAACTCGTCCAAGGGTAATTTCTGAGGCTCTCCGTAAACGGTTGCGCTTGAACTGTATACGAAACTAAACACATTTGCCTGGAATGAGATTTATGAGAAATTGTGTTTTGGGGAGTCATGAGTTGAGGTGTACCTCAGCCATAACTTCCAGCAAAACGCTTGTTCCGGTGATGTTATTCTGGTAGTACTGGAGTGGAATCCGGCACGATTCTCCAACGGCCTTCAGGGCAGCAAAATGGGCTACGCAATCGATTTTGTGCTGAAACATATGACCTCTATTATAACTCAATAACTTACTCGATGACTTGTTTATATATGACAAGTACGATTAAATCCATCATACATGATAAGCCTATTTATGACTATCCGAATGGTTGTGAGTGTGTGCAGTAGGATCGCCATTTACCTTGTTAAAAATTTCGCGCAGGCCATCTTTATCACGAATATCTACGTCATAGAATGTTACGCTCTTCCCAGTAAGATCTTGAACCCGTTTTAACGACTCTGGTAATTTGGAGTTGGCCGCCCCAAAAGCGTTACACAGATTGTCAACGCATATCACACGATGGCCAACATTAAGTAGTTCAAGTATCGTATGAGATCCTACAAATCCAGCACCGCCGGTAACTAGTATATTGAGGGACATGATTGAGGTTGCTTGATGGGCTAAAAATAGATGAATACTTGAATAAAATATAGGTCATTTTGccgcaattctaacaaaaaaaaactttaccagCTTGATTCTAGGTTGACGAGCGTTTAGTGACTGAACGTAATCAGCAGATGGCAcgttccagcagcagcagcagcgcttAACTCGACATTGCCCACACTTGTATTTTGCCTCGTTGGAGGAAATAATGCTTATCTTATCACAATTTtgttacaacaacaaaaatatcgCCACTGTGGCGATAATGATCTGCTGTCCCTTCAGTTTGTGCTCGTCTCTGAAACAGACATAGCCGTATTATTGATAGGTAGTTGCAAAAGTGAAGAGTAATATTCTTTAATTTACCTGCCATATCTAAAACCATGGAATGAAACAGAAAAGTGTCTTATGTTGAAAATgagaaatgtaaacaaataacCGATGACGTTCGACGCCTTGTTTTCAGATGTTGCCGGCAGTCACGCTTCTGCGCAGTTGTTGGTTTATCACGCTGGAAAAGGCTATGAACACGTTTCCACTTACTTTTGTCGTTCTTGTTTCTTATTAAATATctagttaaattttaagaaatagtccagcatatttttacattaaataatTA
Protein-coding sequences here:
- the LOC6040540 gene encoding UDP-glucose 4-epimerase encodes the protein MSLNILVTGGAGFVGSHTILELLNVGHRVICVDNLCNAFGAANSKLPESLKRVQDLTGKSVTFYDVDIRDKDGLREIFNKHKIDCVAHFAALKAVGESCRIPLQYYQNNITGTSVLLEVMAEANVFSFVYSSSATVYGEPQKLPLDELHPTGSCTNPYGKSKYFTEEILKDLCESDPRWSVISLRYFNPVGAHKSGRIGEDPNGEPNNLMPYISQVAVGRREKLKVFGNNYDTPDGTGVRDYIHIVDLAEGHVSAIKKLAGGELKGFVVYNLGTGQGYSVLEVVDAFSKASGRAIKYEIVDRRLGDVASSYADVTLAAKELGWKAKRGLKEMCEDTWNWQKSNPNGFAGAK